In Capsicum annuum cultivar UCD-10X-F1 chromosome 11, UCD10Xv1.1, whole genome shotgun sequence, one genomic interval encodes:
- the LOC107848579 gene encoding F-box/kelch-repeat protein At3g23880 isoform X5 produces the protein MFSLSCFWDWIHQVIHIILFKFLSCYHYRTTFIFTPFHVPTTTTDHPVIPDEIMTDILLRLPIKTLSKFMCVSKSWNQLIYSPYFVNTHMKLNSHHRVLFRGRNGDFKFCSLLPLFNRQQTVEELIDVDSPTLEEFIVGSANGLICLVNLKFEAYIWNPTISKSKKLLKSTWGSFSTKYGFGYDELHDDYKAVFVDYYFPSFHNVVNIYSLRTDSWTTLDDQLQGIYLVNNSESFLLTWQTRHGEAWSFPFMEKPLIISDWELWEVTFLCFMLVRK, from the exons ATGTTTTCTCTTAGTTGTTTTTGGGATTGGATTCATCAGGTAATCCACATCATTCTCTTCAAATTCCTCTCATGCTATCACTACAGAACCACTTTCATTTTCACTCCTTTTCATGTTCCTACTACAACCACTGATCATCCCGTAATCCCCGATGAGATCATGACAGATATCCTGTTAAGACTGCCCATTAAGACATTGTCGAAATTCATGTGTGTGTCAAAATCATGGAATCAGTTAATTTATAGTCCTTATTTTGTCAACACCCATATGAAATTAAACAGCCATCATAGGGTTCTATTTCGAGGCAGGAACGGAGATTTCAAGTTTTGTTCTCTCCTTCCCCTGTTTAACAGACAACAAACCGTTGAGGAACTAATTGACGTGGATTCTCCCACTTTAGAAGAATTCATTGTGGGTTCTGCCAATGGACTTATTTGTCTGGTCAATCTCAAATTCGAGGCATATATATGGAACCCCACCATTAGCAAGTCTAAGAAATTACTTAAATCCACGTGGGGTTCTTTCAGTACCAAATATGGATTTGGATATGATGAGTTACATGACGATTACAAAGCTGTATTTGTTGATTATTATTTTCCTTCTTTCCATAATGTGGTAAATATATACAGTTTGAGGACTGATTCTTGGACAACACTCGATGACCAGCTTCAGGGCATCTATTTAGTAAATAATTCGG AATCATTTCTTTTGACTTGGCAGACGAGACATGGGGAAGCATGGAGCTTCCCATTTATGGAGAAGCCACTCATCATTTCAGACTGGGAGTTGTGGGAAGTGACCTTTCTTTGCTTCATGCTTGTCAG GAAGTAG
- the LOC107848579 gene encoding F-box/kelch-repeat protein At3g23880 isoform X2, which produces MFSLSCFWDWIHQVIHIILFKFLSCYHYRTTFIFTPFHVPTTTTDHPVIPDEIMTDILLRLPIKTLSKFMCVSKSWNQLIYSPYFVNTHMKLNSHHRVLFRGRNGDFKFCSLLPLFNRQQTVEELIDVDSPTLEEFIVGSANGLICLVNLKFEAYIWNPTISKSKKLLKSTWGSFSTKYGFGYDELHDDYKAVFVDYYFPSFHNVVNIYSLRTDSWTTLDDQLQGIYLVNNSGIFVNGKLYWLSSSTLTYYIVCRIISFDLADETWGSMELPIYGEATHHFRLGVVGSDLSLLHACQGPRIRETSQSLS; this is translated from the exons ATGTTTTCTCTTAGTTGTTTTTGGGATTGGATTCATCAGGTAATCCACATCATTCTCTTCAAATTCCTCTCATGCTATCACTACAGAACCACTTTCATTTTCACTCCTTTTCATGTTCCTACTACAACCACTGATCATCCCGTAATCCCCGATGAGATCATGACAGATATCCTGTTAAGACTGCCCATTAAGACATTGTCGAAATTCATGTGTGTGTCAAAATCATGGAATCAGTTAATTTATAGTCCTTATTTTGTCAACACCCATATGAAATTAAACAGCCATCATAGGGTTCTATTTCGAGGCAGGAACGGAGATTTCAAGTTTTGTTCTCTCCTTCCCCTGTTTAACAGACAACAAACCGTTGAGGAACTAATTGACGTGGATTCTCCCACTTTAGAAGAATTCATTGTGGGTTCTGCCAATGGACTTATTTGTCTGGTCAATCTCAAATTCGAGGCATATATATGGAACCCCACCATTAGCAAGTCTAAGAAATTACTTAAATCCACGTGGGGTTCTTTCAGTACCAAATATGGATTTGGATATGATGAGTTACATGACGATTACAAAGCTGTATTTGTTGATTATTATTTTCCTTCTTTCCATAATGTGGTAAATATATACAGTTTGAGGACTGATTCTTGGACAACACTCGATGACCAGCTTCAGGGCATCTATTTAGTAAATAATTCGGGTATATTTGTCAATGGGAAGCTTTATTGGCTTTCTTCATCTACTCTTACTTACTACATTGTGTGCAGAATCATTTCTTTTGACTTGGCAGACGAGACATGGGGAAGCATGGAGCTTCCCATTTATGGAGAAGCCACTCATCATTTCAGACTGGGAGTTGTGGGAAGTGACCTTTCTTTGCTTCATGCTTGTCAG GGACCTCGTATCCGCGAAACCTCACAATCACTTAGTTGA
- the LOC107848579 gene encoding F-box/kelch-repeat protein At3g23880 isoform X4: MFSLSCFWDWIHQVIHIILFKFLSCYHYRTTFIFTPFHVPTTTTDHPVIPDEIMTDILLRLPIKTLSKFMCVSKSWNQLIYSPYFVNTHMKLNSHHRVLFRGRNGDFKFCSLLPLFNRQQTVEELIDVDSPTLEEFIVGSANGLICLVNLKFEAYIWNPTISKSKKLLKSTWGSFSTKYGFGYDELHDDYKAVFVDYYFPSFHNVVNIYSLRTDSWTTLDDQLQGIYLVNNSGIFVNGKLYWLSSSTLTYYIVCRIISFDLADETWGSMELPIYGEATHHFRLGVVGSDLSLLHACQTT, encoded by the exons ATGTTTTCTCTTAGTTGTTTTTGGGATTGGATTCATCAGGTAATCCACATCATTCTCTTCAAATTCCTCTCATGCTATCACTACAGAACCACTTTCATTTTCACTCCTTTTCATGTTCCTACTACAACCACTGATCATCCCGTAATCCCCGATGAGATCATGACAGATATCCTGTTAAGACTGCCCATTAAGACATTGTCGAAATTCATGTGTGTGTCAAAATCATGGAATCAGTTAATTTATAGTCCTTATTTTGTCAACACCCATATGAAATTAAACAGCCATCATAGGGTTCTATTTCGAGGCAGGAACGGAGATTTCAAGTTTTGTTCTCTCCTTCCCCTGTTTAACAGACAACAAACCGTTGAGGAACTAATTGACGTGGATTCTCCCACTTTAGAAGAATTCATTGTGGGTTCTGCCAATGGACTTATTTGTCTGGTCAATCTCAAATTCGAGGCATATATATGGAACCCCACCATTAGCAAGTCTAAGAAATTACTTAAATCCACGTGGGGTTCTTTCAGTACCAAATATGGATTTGGATATGATGAGTTACATGACGATTACAAAGCTGTATTTGTTGATTATTATTTTCCTTCTTTCCATAATGTGGTAAATATATACAGTTTGAGGACTGATTCTTGGACAACACTCGATGACCAGCTTCAGGGCATCTATTTAGTAAATAATTCGGGTATATTTGTCAATGGGAAGCTTTATTGGCTTTCTTCATCTACTCTTACTTACTACATTGTGTGCAGAATCATTTCTTTTGACTTGGCAGACGAGACATGGGGAAGCATGGAGCTTCCCATTTATGGAGAAGCCACTCATCATTTCAGACTGGGAGTTGTGGGAAGTGACCTTTCTTTGCTTCATGCTTGTCAG ACAACTTGA
- the LOC107848579 gene encoding F-box/kelch-repeat protein At3g23880 isoform X3, which translates to MFSLSCFWDWIHQVIHIILFKFLSCYHYRTTFIFTPFHVPTTTTDHPVIPDEIMTDILLRLPIKTLSKFMCVSKSWNQLIYSPYFVNTHMKLNSHHRVLFRGRNGDFKFCSLLPLFNRQQTVEELIDVDSPTLEEFIVGSANGLICLVNLKFEAYIWNPTISKSKKLLKSTWGSFSTKYGFGYDELHDDYKAVFVDYYFPSFHNVVNIYSLRTDSWTTLDDQLQGIYLVNNSGIFVNGKLYWLSSSTLTYYIVCRIISFDLADETWGSMELPIYGEATHHFRLGVVGSDLSLLHACQEVEADVEC; encoded by the exons ATGTTTTCTCTTAGTTGTTTTTGGGATTGGATTCATCAGGTAATCCACATCATTCTCTTCAAATTCCTCTCATGCTATCACTACAGAACCACTTTCATTTTCACTCCTTTTCATGTTCCTACTACAACCACTGATCATCCCGTAATCCCCGATGAGATCATGACAGATATCCTGTTAAGACTGCCCATTAAGACATTGTCGAAATTCATGTGTGTGTCAAAATCATGGAATCAGTTAATTTATAGTCCTTATTTTGTCAACACCCATATGAAATTAAACAGCCATCATAGGGTTCTATTTCGAGGCAGGAACGGAGATTTCAAGTTTTGTTCTCTCCTTCCCCTGTTTAACAGACAACAAACCGTTGAGGAACTAATTGACGTGGATTCTCCCACTTTAGAAGAATTCATTGTGGGTTCTGCCAATGGACTTATTTGTCTGGTCAATCTCAAATTCGAGGCATATATATGGAACCCCACCATTAGCAAGTCTAAGAAATTACTTAAATCCACGTGGGGTTCTTTCAGTACCAAATATGGATTTGGATATGATGAGTTACATGACGATTACAAAGCTGTATTTGTTGATTATTATTTTCCTTCTTTCCATAATGTGGTAAATATATACAGTTTGAGGACTGATTCTTGGACAACACTCGATGACCAGCTTCAGGGCATCTATTTAGTAAATAATTCGGGTATATTTGTCAATGGGAAGCTTTATTGGCTTTCTTCATCTACTCTTACTTACTACATTGTGTGCAGAATCATTTCTTTTGACTTGGCAGACGAGACATGGGGAAGCATGGAGCTTCCCATTTATGGAGAAGCCACTCATCATTTCAGACTGGGAGTTGTGGGAAGTGACCTTTCTTTGCTTCATGCTTGTCAG GAAGTAGAAGCTGATGTTGAATGCTAA
- the LOC107848579 gene encoding F-box/kelch-repeat protein At3g23880 isoform X1, which translates to MFSLSCFWDWIHQVIHIILFKFLSCYHYRTTFIFTPFHVPTTTTDHPVIPDEIMTDILLRLPIKTLSKFMCVSKSWNQLIYSPYFVNTHMKLNSHHRVLFRGRNGDFKFCSLLPLFNRQQTVEELIDVDSPTLEEFIVGSANGLICLVNLKFEAYIWNPTISKSKKLLKSTWGSFSTKYGFGYDELHDDYKAVFVDYYFPSFHNVVNIYSLRTDSWTTLDDQLQGIYLVNNSGIFVNGKLYWLSSSTLTYYIVCRIISFDLADETWGSMELPIYGEATHHFRLGVVGSDLSLLHACQSNNEDLLFFLHSVIMMCDGLSRQLEQHIDDVEGYSPLEVYEESLINPLTISGQGPRIRETSQSLS; encoded by the exons ATGTTTTCTCTTAGTTGTTTTTGGGATTGGATTCATCAGGTAATCCACATCATTCTCTTCAAATTCCTCTCATGCTATCACTACAGAACCACTTTCATTTTCACTCCTTTTCATGTTCCTACTACAACCACTGATCATCCCGTAATCCCCGATGAGATCATGACAGATATCCTGTTAAGACTGCCCATTAAGACATTGTCGAAATTCATGTGTGTGTCAAAATCATGGAATCAGTTAATTTATAGTCCTTATTTTGTCAACACCCATATGAAATTAAACAGCCATCATAGGGTTCTATTTCGAGGCAGGAACGGAGATTTCAAGTTTTGTTCTCTCCTTCCCCTGTTTAACAGACAACAAACCGTTGAGGAACTAATTGACGTGGATTCTCCCACTTTAGAAGAATTCATTGTGGGTTCTGCCAATGGACTTATTTGTCTGGTCAATCTCAAATTCGAGGCATATATATGGAACCCCACCATTAGCAAGTCTAAGAAATTACTTAAATCCACGTGGGGTTCTTTCAGTACCAAATATGGATTTGGATATGATGAGTTACATGACGATTACAAAGCTGTATTTGTTGATTATTATTTTCCTTCTTTCCATAATGTGGTAAATATATACAGTTTGAGGACTGATTCTTGGACAACACTCGATGACCAGCTTCAGGGCATCTATTTAGTAAATAATTCGGGTATATTTGTCAATGGGAAGCTTTATTGGCTTTCTTCATCTACTCTTACTTACTACATTGTGTGCAGAATCATTTCTTTTGACTTGGCAGACGAGACATGGGGAAGCATGGAGCTTCCCATTTATGGAGAAGCCACTCATCATTTCAGACTGGGAGTTGTGGGAAGTGACCTTTCTTTGCTTCATGCTTGTCAG TCAAATAACGAAGACCTTTTGTTTTTCCTTCATTCGGTTATCATGATGTGCGATGGTTTAAGCAGACAACTTGAGCAGCACATTGATGATGTTGAGGGTTACAGTCCTCTAGAAGTTTATGAAGAAAGCCTTATTAATCCCTTAACGATATCTGGCCAGGGACCTCGTATCCGCGAAACCTCACAATCACTTAGTTGA